The Onthophagus taurus isolate NC chromosome 6, IU_Otau_3.0, whole genome shotgun sequence region tttttaatattactcgttttcaatatcaaatgtaaacattattttctcaataattagagactgcagcaccctgatactagtctagattattgcattaggtcctctggtatgtTTCTAGCAtaccagcacccccagatttgccgtaggggccgaggggtgaattttttaatattactcgttttcaatatcaaatgtaaacattattttctcaataattagagactgcagcaccctgatactagtctagattattgcattaggtcctctggtatctttctagcccatcagcacccccaaatttgccgtaggggccgaagggtgaatttttcaatattcctcgttttcagtatcaaatgtaaaaattattttctcaataactagaaactgcagcaccctgggactagtctaTATTATTGCATTATGTCCTCTAGTATCCTTCTAGTCCACtcgcacccccagatttgccgtaggagccgaagggtgaattttttaaaattcctcGTTTccaatagaaaaattaaaaattattttctagacTAGACTAGAAGAACTAAAGACTACAGCGCCCTGGGACTGGTCTAGATTATTATATTCAAAACTTATTCAATATTTAGTTTGATTTGAAAGTATAATTTTCATATGGCTTTTACTTctttattaatgaaacttgaacgatacttttcaaaatttttagacacattaaagcatttaaattaattttttatattgttttttgtatttgttttttatattatatgttttttatattgacACGGCTCTACCTGTAACGTCGGTAGCTGTGCCTTACTTATAAAGGTTTCATTATCAGTAGAGGGTTCTGATAAATGTTCTTCATCTAATCTATCATGAATATTACTAAATAATGAAACGTTAGAAACAAGTAGCTGCGATATAGTTGGCGACGAACGTGTTAGAATGGGGCTGTTACTATTTAGTATTATAGTTTCATTTGCATTAGTAgatctttcttttatttcaatgTTATTATATAGAAGTAAAAGcaatacgaaattataatatcaaactaaatattacatcaattttaaatataataatctagactagttctagggtgctgcagtctctagttattgagaaaataaagtttaaatttgatattgaaaacgagtaatattaaaaaattcacccctcggcccctacggcaaatctgggggagCTGGTGGGCTAgaaagataccagaggacctattgcaataatctagactagtatcagggtgctgcagtctctaattattgagaaaataatgtttacatttgatattgaaaacgagtaatattaaaaaattcacccctcggcccctacggcaaatctgggggagCTGGTGGGCTAgaaagataccagaggacctattgcaataatctagactagtatcagggtgctgcagtctctaattattgagaaaataatgtgtacatttgatattgaaaacgaataatattaaaaaattcaccccttggcccctacggcaaatctgggggtgctggtgggctagaaagataccagaggacctaatgcaataatctgaactagtcccagggtgctgcagtctctagttattgagaaaataatatctaagTATGCTATTGAAAACGGTGAACCgctcggcccctacggcaaatctgagGGTGAGGATAGACAGGGAACATACTAGAGGGTCTATTCGAATTATCCAGGGTAGTCGCagattgctacaacttctgtagtttcagaaaacgatttttcaattGATATGTTCAATACTTGTCTGGTCaactgtaattttatgaatctGAATCTGGTACAGATTCGAATATGAATCTAACTTCAGCCACATCCTCTTTAGATCCtgaggtacaaacgattctctatcgaatggtactaataaaaccaaaatatcgTAAACTCGGGTTCCAGGTTCACAGAGCTAAGATCACTAATTTGAGGGACCTTGACTTTTGGCAGAAAGAGATAGTAAATCCCATATGTCGACCTCACACATTGCGGCTTGTACACATTTTTAAAGCATTTAAGTAGGCAATAAAATGTAATCGACTCGATACAGTGGCGCTAATTGATACAGCTGATCCAAAATAATTGGTTGCGATGATGAACTTGACTTTTTTTGGCTTTTGGTAGAAAGAGATAGTAAATCACATTGTGGCTTGTACACACTTTTAAAGCATTTCAAAAGAATGCCTTGAATAACCTCAATGAATTATCAAATATGAATGATACCCAATTTAtagaataaatatatttaatttttttaaatttaatttcatgcAATAAATTGGTTCATAgaaatcttatttttcttaaattttattctacattTACACTTTTACATTTCACAGTTTTTTGATACTTAAAAATCTGAGATAAATCCACTCTATCTCCCCCAGACAATGGATTAGTAGTTGATCCACAAGGTGCATCTAAATTCGATGAAATcgtgtaaatatttttatttaaaccatcGATACTATTTTGAGGTGAATTTCTACTCGAATAATTGCTAAACATTTTTggtggaaaatttttaattcgaaAACATTTCAGATTTTCTTCTTGTTGGATTTTATGAACTTGTTCATTCGGCGTTTTTCCAGAAACACCAGGTTCTAAGATATCATCATCTTCGGTAAGATCGATTATGTGATGTAAAGTACATTGAGTTGTATATCTTAACATATTCGAGGCTCTTTTATGGGCAATTATTTCGCTTTGGTTTCGTAAAAATCCAGTACACCAAAGTACAAGGaataaaaaaccataaattgaaacgataaaaaataaaattattagcaTACATCCAAGCGaccataaaaaattgtaaagggGTTCTCCAGGTAGTTGATGTTTTAAAAGCCCTATAGCAACGATTATTGCGTGAGCAATCGGCGACCAAACTCCaggtaaaagaaaatttgtatgTACGTTGCAATAATCTTGAATAGCCaagttaaaatataattttgaatgaCAACTAATTACGCATCCACCAATAAATgcaattaaaaaggaaattggCGGGTAAATAATATCGATAAATGACGAAGTAAAAGTTAATCCaattaaaaatccttgtaACAATCTAGTTATTagccaaaaattaaaatttaatttctttacaaaTAATTCAACCATTATGGATGAAATTCCACCTCCAGAAATTGCCAAAACAACACTTAAAAACATgcgattttcaattttattaaaactaaccaatgtgtaattattaatatatccGATTATAACCAAAAAATATCCTAATGTTACTAATAAAGGTGATTCAGATCCAAGAGAATATTcatcaatattatttaaaatcaataacctTCTACCCAAAACCAATAATCCTAGCATTGAAATTAAACCACATGGTAAATTCAAAACTAAACTACCCCCAAAATCATGTAAAACAGCAGtataatttccaaaaattgcTTCTTTCATCCAACcattttgattataaaccCAATGCAGTAAAATTGGCTGAGTTATTCCAGagtacataaaaataattattaagtatGCAATAAAATGTAATCGACTCGATATAGTTGTGGTAATTACAGCTGATCCAAAAATAACTATGCAATAAcctatttagaaaaaaaaacttaatctttttaaagatatttccaaaaaaaatacaaaccatAAATTACATGattcataaacaaatttgaatAAGTTCCATAACCAATAATTCCATAAATAGAACTTTTCCCAAACGATAATATACACCCTAAAAGACCATATGACGCACTGGATATTGAAAAATCTATTATATTTGGTAGGAGTAAATCGTAAAATTGTTCCGTTGGGACACAACCCgcttcaattaaaataaaaccagCCCTAGctaacaaaactaaaaatatttgttaatcaaaatcgtataaaattacttttaaactCACCGAGTATAAGCTTTACAAACGCTAATTGTGAAATTAAATCCAATTTTTGTGTTTCAGTGTTAAACGTGTTTGTTAGATTTAAAGATGAATTCATTTTTGTCTTTATGAAACTAATGTCACTTGACAAAGCATCAAAGTCAATGTTTTATAGTGTCAAAAACAatctataattaattataaaaatctaacCTATTCTGCAAAAAGATGTAATGTACAAAAGTAAGTTGCTTAACTTAACCCAGATATGCCTAATGTACTACATTTAGGACGGTCAATTCCTGTTGAAACTTGCAAGGTCATGAGCGCTTGGAAATGCGCACGTCACATGAAGTCGTGCATTTTAGATGTAGCAGTGAGAGTGATAACTTGCAGTTTAGGTGTTTTCtttagattttgttttaagtgCATCCGAAAGTCAAGATAAATTGGAAATGGATTATTGCCCGGTTCGCTTTGAAAGGTAaggtaattttcaattatagaAATTAGAATGATATTATGATTCTTTGATTACAGTAACAATAAATAGTTGTAtaattagtattatttaaaagttttgcaTTATTCAGTAAATTAGAGTATAAATTAGGGGGGTGAAAGACGGGTGTACTATATATAGGACATTAGGATAATAAACGACTATCACGTTCATCTAATTACAGGGGGTTTTTTCTTCATGAAGCCCTTGCTATGCTTGAGGACAATGACGACATTGTCAGCCAGGTTGATGAAATAACTATATTTTCTCCTGTAAACGCTGCAGCCGACCTGATAGATGAAGATTCTGGAGCAGAAAATGATCTTACAGTGAATAACCTACCGGCAAGCGCCGGTGGAAATCGTAATTGAAAGTAACTAGGACAGTGATTTTTCATCAGATGACAATATACCTCTATCAGAGTTACAATCACAAAACAAGGCAGCaagaaacaaacaaaaagtaaaaactatAAAGAGAGAGATGCATTACAGTTGGATAAAAGAAGATTTGAAATTACCGCCCACCGACTTTGATAGTCCTACGACTTCGGCGATCACAGAAAACCCCTTAGagcttttctcaaaattttttgacgAAGAAGTAATAGAATTGATTTTGAATCAGAGTAAAAAGGAATatagtaaaaagaaaataaaaaggaaaagagTAAAAAGGAAAAGCGAATATAGAAAAGCAGGAAGTAAACGCTTTTATAGGCGTTTTGATACTTAGTGGATATATGCAAGTACCGAGACGGAGGATGTTCTGGGAACGTGAAAAAGATTGCCATAACGTCATGATTACAGAAGCAATTACAAGGGACCGGTTTGAGTATTTGTTTTCTAATCTTCACGTCTGTGATAATCAGCAGTTGGACCAGGGTAACAAATTCGCTAAACTAAGGCCGCTTTTCACactgttgaataaaaaattcatggAGAATTCCTCGCTTGAAGAAATGCACTCAGTTGATGAAGCTATGGTTCTGTATTATGGACGTCATAGCTGTAAGCAGTATATTCGAGGAAAACCCATGCGCTATGGATATAAGTTATGGGTAGGAAGTACCAGGTTAGGTTACTTGAATTGGTTCGAACCTTATCAAGGAGCCTCTacaaatataagtgaaaacttTTCTGAATTGGGAGTTGGTGCTGGAGTAGTCTTAGAATATGCGCAAGCTTTACGTAAGGAATGGCcagataaaaaatttcatctcttttttgataacttttttacGTCAATTCCGTTGATCGAAAAACTGACTGGAATTTTTATGCTACTGGTACGGTTAGAGAAAACAGGCTAAAAGACATTTCTCTTATAGATTCAAAACTCATAAAGAAGCAGCGCAGAGGAAGTTAtgattatgcaaaaattgtaaaacagAATATAATTGCAGTAAAGTGGCACGATAATAGTGTAGTTTCTGtttgttccaatttttctgGAGTTGCCCCAATTCACTCGGTCACACGTTATTcgcaaaaagaaaagaagaatatTCAGGTACAGCAGCCGCATCTTATACAGATGTACAATACAAATATGGGAGGTGTCGACCGCTCTGACCAAAATATCAGCTTATATCGAATTTCGATCAGAggaaaaaaatggtattttcCTTTGATATCTCACTGTATTGACATGGCAATTCAAAACGCATGGCATTTGCATCGCAAGAATGGAGGAGAATTAGATCAAGTTAGTTTTAGAAGGAGAATTGCTGTAATGCTGTTGgttcagaataaaaaaacatcgtCATATCAAAAAGGACATACCAGTAGGTCCCACGAAATAGATGTACGGTTCGACCGAATGGATCATTTAGTTATGCcccaagaaaaacaaactaGGTGTGCTCATTGCCATCAAAAAACTACAACGAGATGCGCAAAATGTGACATTGGTGTACACACGAAGTGTTTTGTTCAGTATCacactaataaataattttacgtttaTAGATATTCATGTGCTGAATGTCCTACATGTAGGACGGCccgaattttcaatttaaaaaaaacaaattgtcaTGGTTTGTTTGTAAGACTTTGTTTTGCTTCTTTAAATAAGTtttcaataaagttattatgatttgtAAAGTGGTTTTAATTTAGGCATATCTGggttaaaataattctttcacaattaaaataactttaaggGGCTAGACCagtagtttaaaaaatcgatttttcaaatttcataTACAATATACACGTAGAAATACGTTAGAATTGATTACAAATGTTTTCGACCCAGAACGGATCGAAATTTTCTCACTTCGAAATCCTGATTctgttgaaaaaattaaaatggctATATGGATTGCTTAATAGCATAAATGCTTTCGATACCAATCCTCGACGTATGTTCTACATATCATGAACACAATGATTTTTGGAAACAAGTTATCTTTAGTGATGAAAGTAGATTTAATGTAACGAAATATAACGAAGACTTAGAACAGGAAAAGTATAGTAAGTATTGAAAAACATGATGGTGAAAGCATCATGTCGTGAAGTGCAATGTTGTCGACTTCGTTAGGAAATATCAGTTATTGAAGGTATCATTGAAAACATATGGGCATTGTGCGTGATGTTTAGTTTGCTGCCGGAACTCCCAAAACTGGATTATCCAGCACAACAACAATCAGAAGCTCATAGCTACAAATATCAGGGATTAATTGCTTTATAATGTACGGAAACAACTTGGCCATCCACCCCAATCACCGGAATATAAAACTTATAGAGTATATATGGAAAAGTTTTGTCGAATTCGAAAGAGACATAAAAACCAAGATTACTAATCGAGCATCTTAAAGAAAGATATCGACAAAGGATGAGCGAAATTTCAAATgatatttgcaaaaattttgttttgtctGCGCAGCATTTGGGCACCATCGGCACTTATATTGATAAAGGTCTCATACAATGGTTTTATTCGAAAAGAGGCCAAAGAGTTACTCCGATTTTTACCatgattttacaaaacaatAGCAAatgaaagtaataaaattagtaaatgCATTTTTGGTCAACCATCTACAACAAGTCGTGGAGACTTTATATGTTCCAAAAGTGTATTGAACTAGCTTACTTTCTGCCTAATTCAACTGTGAATACCTTTCTTTTACTAGCGACAGTTATTGTTTAAGTTAGTAGAAGAGAAGCTATAGATCtaaccaaaaaattaaaaatagac contains the following coding sequences:
- the LOC111419613 gene encoding ammonium transporter 3-like, whose translation is MNSSLNLTNTFNTETQKLDLISQLAFVKLILVLLARAGFILIEAGCVPTEQFYDLLLPNIIDFSISSASYGLLGCILSFGKSSIYGIIGYGTYSNLFMNHVIYGYCIVIFGSAVITTTISSRLHFIAYLIIIFMYSGITQPILLHWVYNQNGWMKEAIFGNYTAVLHDFGGSLVLNLPCGLISMLGLLVLGRRLLILNNIDEYSLGSESPLLVTLGYFLVIIGYINNYTLVSFNKIENRMFLSVVLAISGGGISSIMVELFVKKLNFNFWLITRLLQGFLIGLTFTSSFIDIIYPPISFLIAFIGGCVISCHSKLYFNLAIQDYCNVHTNFLLPGVWSPIAHAIIVAIGLLKHQLPGEPLYNFLWSLGCMLIILFFIVSIYGFLFLVLWCTGFLRNQSEIIAHKRASNMLRYTTQCTLHHIIDLTEDDDILEPGVSGKTPNEQVHKIQQEENLKCFRIKNFPPKMFSNYSSRNSPQNSIDGLNKNIYTISSNLDAPCGSTTNPLSGGDRVDLSQIFKYQKTVKCKSVNVE